From the genome of Verrucomicrobiia bacterium:
GACAAGGTGAGGTTCCGGTATCGGTTGGGCAGTGAAAGCGCGCCATGGCTCGAGGCCGGCGGGGATCGGAGCGCGCGATACAGCTCGCTCACACCGGGCGAATACCGATTCGAAGTCATTGCATGCAACAACGATGGCGTGTGGAGTTCTCCCAGCGCGCACCTGGCGTTCGAAATATTGCCCCACGCGTGGGAGACATGGTGGTTTCAGGGAATGGTTGGGGTTGTTTTATTAGGCGGCAGCGCCATGACGATGCGATACGCAGCAACGCGAAATCTGAAGCGGAAGGTTGAGCTTTTAAAACACCAGCGCGCGTTGCAGCGGGATCGGGAAAGAATCGCACGCGACATTCACGACGACCTTGGCGCGGGATTGACGCAGATCATCCTGCAAAGTGGACTGGCGCGCCGCGAAGATCCTGCCAAGACGGAAAGTCATTTCGCTCAAATCGGCGAAACGGCCCGGGATCTCGTGCGAACGATGGATGAAATCGTCTGGGCGGTGGACCCTGAGAATGACACGCTGGATGGGCTCGCGACATACGTTGGGAAGTATGTCCATGACTTCGTTTCCGTGGCGGGGCTGCGGTGCCGCTTGAACCTGCCCGCGACGCTGCCGGGAATTGCCGTTTCAGCCGATGTTCGCCACAACTTGTTTCTCGCGATCAAGGAGACACTGAACAATGTGGTGAAGCACGCGGGGGCAACCGAGGTTTCGCTGCAGTTGGTTGTCGATCCGCCCTCGATCAGTTTTGTGATTCGCGACAATGGACACGGATTCCAGTCAGAGGAAGGCGGCGCGGCTGAACTCGCGGGCCTGCGTGCCAGCGCGGGGCATGGGATGCGAAACATAACGGCGCGCCTTGAACAGATTGGCGGACAAGCCGCGGTGCGCAGCAAACGGAACGAGGGGACGGAAGTGGAGTTGACAGTCGTGATACAGAATGGCGCTGCGGGATGACCGTTGGCCAGTTGACCGCGTTTATGCCATTCACAGTTGCAATCGTTGAAGACGACGTCAAGGTTCGCGGCAGTCTCGCGCGCCTGATCGATTCCACAGATGGGTTCACATGCGTGAGCCAGCATCCCAGCGGCGAAAACGCCCTGGCTGAATTGGTGATCACCCGGCCCGGCGTCGTGCTCATGGACATCAACCTGCCGGGAATGAATGGCGTCGATTGCGTGCGCCGCCTGAAAGAATTGCTGCCTTCGACGCAGGTGGTGATGCTCACGGTTTACGAGAACACGAACATCATTTTTAGCGCGTTGTCTGCGGGTGCGAGCGGCTATCTCCTGAAGCAAAGTTCGCCGGAGCAGATCATCCAGGCGATTCGAGAAGTTCACGAGGGAGGTTCGCCGATGACGAGCCATATCGCGCGCAAGGTGGTGGCATCGTTCCAGAAAATCAGCAACCCGGTGAACGATTACGAGAAGCTCTCGTTGCGCGAGCAGGAGGTGCTGGACTTGCTGTCACAGGGTTTTCTGTATCGCGAAATATCCGAAAAGTTAAAGATCAGTTACGCAACCGTTCACACCCATGTGCGGCACATCTACGAGAAGCTTCACGTGCGTTCCCGGACGGAAGCGGTGACCCGGCATCTCCAGCAGGTTTCCAGCGGGAAGGGCGGAAAAACGGGGTAGGCTGCCACGGCCTTTGCTCGTAAACGTTGCTTTCGCCGCCGCTAAGGGTAGCGGCGGGCATCTTGCCTGCCGTAGAGCCGGGCTTCCGAGCCCGGCGGAAGGAACTTTGGAAAGGGTCGGGCGCGTGGAGAAGGGAAAGCGTTCCTCGGTTTTTTCGTTTCTTTCCGGGCGGCAAGATGCGCGCCCTCCACGGCAGGCAGGGATGCCTGCCGCTAGTGCGCTTGGGATACAACGCACATCGCAGGGTGAGAGTCCCTGTCTGGCGGCGCTTCCCGCCAGAGACTGAAGGTAACTGCGGTTCAGAAATGAACCGTGGAGAGCAACTGGAAGTAAACGGATAGTCCGTAGA
Proteins encoded in this window:
- a CDS encoding response regulator transcription factor, translated to MPFTVAIVEDDVKVRGSLARLIDSTDGFTCVSQHPSGENALAELVITRPGVVLMDINLPGMNGVDCVRRLKELLPSTQVVMLTVYENTNIIFSALSAGASGYLLKQSSPEQIIQAIREVHEGGSPMTSHIARKVVASFQKISNPVNDYEKLSLREQEVLDLLSQGFLYREISEKLKISYATVHTHVRHIYEKLHVRSRTEAVTRHLQQVSSGKGGKTG